The following coding sequences lie in one Ictalurus furcatus strain D&B chromosome 7, Billie_1.0, whole genome shotgun sequence genomic window:
- the tmem53 gene encoding transmembrane protein 53: MGDDGMDYNIVFPEPEVSEKYWHGSKQPVVILLGWAGCRDKHLSKYSSIYNEQGCVTVRYTAPLKTVFISESFGYKELRSTAHRLLEILYDYEVENNPIFFHVFSNGGFMLYRYMVELVQSHKQFGSLYVAGSVMDSAPGNQNVIGAVRALKTTLGTKVNVVLRCLLLALFTVTVFLLRVVLYPVTKHFHKNHYDAMMERPAPWPQMYLYSRADLVIRYRDVQKMVQSLQEKGMRVESFDFITPAHVSLFRDCPEDYSNRCRTFLKSCMTNRDESLTKKRL, from the exons aGAAATACTGGCACGGATCGAAGCAACCGGTTGTTATCCTTTTAGGCTGGGCCGGCTGTCGAGACAAGCATCTCTCAAAGTACAGCTCGATTTATAACGAACAA GGATGTGTAACTGTCCGCTACACAGCCCCCTTGAAGACGGTGTTCATCTCCGAATCGTTCGGCTACAAGGAGCTCCGCAGCACAGCGCACAGACTGCTGGAAATCCTGTACGACTACGAGGTAGAGAACAACCCAATCTTCTTCCATGTGTTCAGCAACGGCGGCTTCATGCTCTACCGCTACATGGTGGAGCTCGTGCAAAGCCACAAGCAGTTCGGCTCACTGTACGTGGCGGGCTCGGTGATGGACAGCGCGCCGGGAAACCAGAACGTCATCGGCGCCGTCCGAGCTCTCAAAACCACGCTTGGCACCAAGGTCAACGTCGTGCTGCGCTGTCTTCTCTTGGCTCTGTTCACCGTGACCGTGTTCCTGCTCAGAGTCGTCTTGTACCCCGTGACCAAACACTTCCACAAGAACCACTACGACGCCATGATGGAGCGTCCGGCGCCTTGGCCTCAGATGTACCTCTACTCCAGAGCAGACCTAGTGATCAGGTATAGAGACGTGCAGAAGATGGTACAATCACTGCAGGAGAAAGGGATGCGCGTCGAGAGCTTCGACTTCATCACGCCGGCTCACGTGAGTCTGTTCCGAGACTGTCCCGAAGATTATTCGAACAGGTGCCGGACTTTCCTGAAGAGCTGCATGACTAACCGTGACGAGAGCTTAACGAAGAAACGCCTGTGA